From a single Nostoc edaphicum CCNP1411 genomic region:
- a CDS encoding DUF1338 domain-containing protein codes for MTNKIALHLWKLLWQEYSARVNHARTYQQMITAAGGTVANDHIAFRSLRLLVDSSQDQVNLGIDYLGQLAEALGYVVAGEYTFAQTHLYARHYRHPQQEEFNLPKLFISELIVDELPTNIAQLISKTVSSIPNEFTSPLNLLKKDGNIETIAKQLQEVFIRPWQPPQRSVVEEVNQVTQYGAWVLLHGYAVNHFTGYVNGQNTPEYPDIDTTASALANLGVPMKAEIEGNVTCGLRQTATQAVRSMVTVLDDDSGAEIQIPWTYAYYEIAQRYLVEVESGKQVLFDAFLGSNAQQLFEMTRL; via the coding sequence ATGACAAATAAAATAGCCCTTCATTTATGGAAATTACTTTGGCAAGAATACAGCGCCAGAGTAAATCATGCCCGTACCTACCAGCAAATGATTACTGCTGCGGGTGGGACTGTCGCCAATGACCACATCGCCTTTCGGTCTTTGCGTTTACTAGTAGATAGTTCACAAGATCAAGTTAACTTGGGAATTGACTACCTTGGGCAACTTGCAGAAGCCTTGGGTTACGTGGTGGCTGGAGAATATACTTTTGCTCAAACCCATCTGTACGCCCGTCATTATCGTCATCCGCAGCAAGAGGAATTTAACTTGCCCAAACTGTTTATCAGCGAGTTGATTGTCGATGAATTACCTACTAATATTGCCCAACTCATCTCTAAAACAGTATCTTCAATCCCAAACGAATTCACCTCACCCCTTAATCTTCTCAAAAAAGATGGGAACATTGAAACTATCGCCAAACAACTTCAGGAAGTTTTCATCCGTCCTTGGCAACCTCCCCAACGTTCTGTTGTCGAAGAGGTGAATCAAGTTACTCAGTATGGGGCTTGGGTATTGCTGCACGGATATGCTGTCAACCACTTTACAGGCTACGTCAACGGACAGAATACTCCAGAATATCCAGACATAGATACTACTGCCAGTGCTTTAGCTAATCTGGGTGTACCAATGAAAGCAGAAATAGAGGGAAATGTTACTTGTGGTTTGAGGCAAACTGCAACTCAAGCAGTAAGGTCAATGGTGACAGTGTTAGATGATGATAGTGGTGCAGAAATTCAGATTCCTTGGACTTACGCCTATTATGAAATTGCCCAACGCTATTTAGTAGAAGTGGAATCTGGAAAGCAGGTACTTTTTGATGCTTTTTTAGGAAGTAATGCCCAGCAATTGTTTGAAATGACTCGTCTATAA
- a CDS encoding DUF1499 domain-containing protein: MSRLLTAFRQRFLRSIAFAILLTLISSLILPGATWASSSLGVDNGHLSSCPASDNCVVSQNADSKHAIDPIPYHVDRSAAREILLKVIGVVPRTEIVEQTDNYIHALSKSRIFKFVDDVEFYLPPHESVIHLRSASRVGESDLGVNRRRCEQIRLALRDLNI; encoded by the coding sequence ATGTCCCGTCTGCTAACAGCTTTCCGGCAACGATTCTTGCGGAGTATCGCTTTTGCAATACTCTTAACTTTGATTAGTAGTTTAATACTTCCTGGGGCTACTTGGGCTTCTTCTAGCTTGGGAGTTGATAATGGTCATCTTAGTTCTTGTCCGGCTTCAGACAATTGTGTTGTCAGTCAAAACGCAGATTCTAAACACGCCATCGACCCGATTCCCTATCATGTAGACCGCAGTGCAGCCAGAGAAATCTTACTAAAAGTTATCGGCGTTGTTCCCCGTACAGAAATTGTAGAACAAACAGATAATTACATCCACGCTCTTTCTAAAAGCCGCATCTTCAAATTTGTTGATGATGTAGAGTTTTATTTACCTCCCCATGAGTCAGTAATTCATCTGCGCTCGGCATCTCGCGTGGGAGAGTCGGATCTCGGTGTCAACCGCAGACGATGCGAGCAAATTCGTCTGGCTCTACGTGATTTAAATATTTGA
- a CDS encoding TniQ family protein → MLSDSSSIHELWDLEKPIIPERSCLHHLNPVGVGSPLVESLTSYVARLAKSHNVFLGVLISRELAPLIEKVYVKTSAGMGLRALFNRATALNGTGIMAKDFVQALEKLTLQKNLQFLTLLFWADVILPKELFRDNKSWCPVCYQEWNLSQKEIYDPLLWTISIVKFCPQHNKFLCERCPNCHQKISLLTWKTQPGYCSNCGGWLGKNSSTTSYIESHDSKYLSKKELQWETWVAQVIGELIASTPYLASAPPKENIAKSLGRAIEIVTDGNIAAFASLVELPKNTVWMWQRGKALPRVDLLLKICHFLGVSLLDFLTSEDIGNLVKTILNQSQQRSRRTRISPKSFDYEQVQDALVTVLANDEIPPLTMKEAAQRLGYDRRTIFQHFPELCRDISAKYLNYSKELRLTNIELSCREVQDIAVILCDKGVYPTENLVSKSMTKPGYLRYKEVRATLQQAQGNFPR, encoded by the coding sequence ATGTTAAGTGATTCCTCAAGTATTCATGAATTGTGGGATTTAGAGAAACCAATAATTCCAGAACGTAGTTGCCTTCATCATCTAAATCCAGTAGGTGTTGGGTCTCCATTGGTGGAAAGTTTAACAAGCTATGTTGCTCGTCTGGCAAAATCTCACAATGTATTTCTGGGGGTGTTAATTTCCAGAGAACTTGCGCCGTTAATAGAAAAAGTATATGTCAAAACCAGCGCTGGCATGGGTTTACGTGCTTTGTTTAACCGTGCTACAGCTTTAAACGGCACAGGAATTATGGCTAAGGATTTTGTGCAAGCACTTGAAAAACTAACTTTGCAAAAAAACTTACAGTTTCTTACCTTGCTTTTTTGGGCAGATGTTATTCTACCAAAAGAGTTGTTTAGAGATAATAAAAGCTGGTGTCCAGTTTGTTATCAAGAATGGAATTTATCACAAAAAGAAATTTATGACCCTTTGCTTTGGACAATAAGTATAGTTAAATTTTGTCCTCAGCATAATAAATTCCTTTGTGAGCGGTGTCCTAACTGTCACCAAAAAATATCACTCCTGACTTGGAAAACTCAACCAGGGTACTGCTCAAATTGTGGTGGATGGTTGGGTAAAAATTCATCTACCACTTCATATATTGAATCTCATGACAGCAAATATTTGTCTAAAAAGGAGTTGCAGTGGGAAACTTGGGTAGCACAGGTCATTGGAGAATTAATTGCTAGTACTCCATATTTGGCATCTGCACCACCAAAAGAAAACATTGCCAAATCTCTTGGTAGAGCTATAGAGATAGTAACGGATGGTAATATAGCTGCTTTTGCTAGCCTAGTTGAACTACCAAAAAATACAGTATGGATGTGGCAAAGAGGGAAAGCTTTACCGCGAGTTGATCTCCTTCTAAAAATCTGCCACTTTCTCGGAGTAAGCTTATTAGATTTTCTAACATCAGAAGATATTGGTAATTTGGTTAAGACAATCTTAAACCAGTCTCAACAGCGATCGCGTAGGACAAGAATATCCCCGAAATCATTTGACTACGAGCAAGTGCAAGATGCTTTAGTAACCGTGCTTGCAAATGACGAGATCCCACCATTAACAATGAAAGAAGCTGCTCAACGTCTTGGATACGATAGAAGAACCATTTTTCAACATTTTCCGGAATTATGCCGCGATATTTCCGCCAAATACCTTAATTACAGCAAAGAATTACGTCTGACAAATATAGAACTGTCTTGCAGGGAAGTTCAAGATATTGCAGTTATACTGTGTGACAAGGGAGTATATCCTACAGAAAACCTTGTATCTAAGTCCATGACTAAGCCTGGATACTTAAGATACAAAGAAGTCCGTGCTACATTGCAGCAAGCACAAGGTAATTTTCCTAGATAG
- a CDS encoding ATP-binding protein → MLEQRFFDLELLKKPSLEKLAYFKGITVPHRNLKEVLNELKANILEPADTSIFFVFGVTGIGKSTLIKRLQKILLENLLEDLLSNPGQIGVARVEASSSSQGKFNHLDYYIQVLEALNEVLINYKVDYGISETESDGSKSLVPAVIKNTSTLRRAMEKVFINRKLRVFIVDEAQHLFATAGGHQLLNQMNWIKSIANFTKTIHILVGTYELLNCSTISGQIGRRSQDIHIARYHQLLQEDVIEYSTVIQTLQRHLPLLEEPQLETHCEYLLQYSIGCVGMLKSWLVRALRISLEENATTLTLKHLKKAEFSASRRKQILQEAEAGEKRLQDDESDSPTSLQKQQNTNPKSQSQGVGNRKSKRDLVGGN, encoded by the coding sequence ATGCTAGAACAACGTTTTTTTGATTTGGAACTTTTAAAAAAACCATCATTAGAAAAATTAGCATACTTCAAAGGTATAACTGTTCCTCATAGAAACCTCAAGGAAGTCTTGAACGAACTTAAGGCAAATATCCTTGAACCTGCTGACACATCAATATTTTTTGTGTTTGGCGTAACAGGTATTGGTAAGTCTACTCTAATAAAGCGGCTTCAAAAAATACTATTGGAGAATTTATTAGAAGATTTACTATCCAATCCTGGTCAAATTGGTGTTGCACGTGTAGAGGCAAGTTCATCATCACAAGGGAAATTTAACCACTTAGATTACTATATACAAGTTTTAGAAGCACTAAATGAGGTATTGATTAACTACAAAGTTGACTATGGTATTTCTGAGACTGAAAGTGATGGTTCAAAATCGCTTGTTCCAGCTGTAATTAAGAACACTTCTACTTTACGCCGTGCTATGGAAAAGGTATTTATCAACCGCAAGTTGAGAGTTTTTATAGTAGATGAAGCTCAACACTTATTTGCAACGGCAGGCGGACACCAGTTACTTAATCAAATGAATTGGATTAAATCGATTGCTAACTTTACAAAAACGATACACATTTTGGTTGGCACTTATGAACTACTAAACTGTTCTACTATAAGTGGACAGATAGGCAGGCGTAGTCAGGACATCCATATTGCTCGTTACCACCAACTTCTTCAGGAAGACGTTATCGAATATAGCACGGTAATACAGACTTTGCAGCGTCACTTACCATTGCTAGAAGAGCCACAGCTTGAAACGCACTGCGAGTATCTTCTTCAGTACTCTATTGGCTGTGTGGGAATGCTTAAAAGTTGGTTAGTTCGTGCCTTACGTATTTCTCTTGAGGAAAATGCTACAACTCTGACATTAAAGCATCTTAAAAAGGCTGAATTCTCTGCTTCACGACGAAAACAAATCCTTCAGGAAGCAGAAGCAGGCGAAAAGCGTTTACAAGATGATGAGTCAGATTCTCCTACTAGCTTGCAAAAACAGCAGAATACTAATCCAAAATCACAAAGTCAAGGTGTAGGGAATCGAAAGTCAAAGCGAGATTTAGTAGGGGGAAATTAG
- a CDS encoding DDE-type integrase/transposase/recombinase — protein MCYGFRNAPKSSDGALAYGITHPTQIFSEIKYDSYRTIQFESHTVELRAIELFYEYDDDVIEYWDQAFQFTLKFASANGKNGTYRHIPDFLVIRQNSVSFEEWKPEKTLEKLVVKQPNRYCRGENGQWHSPPAEEYAQKLGLYYRLRSDIEIDNIKYRNIQYLKGYLNKNYVVNQEIADTVITIVASNPGITFVQLRQKASNATIDDINALIATQNIYIDLSSSPLMEQERVYIFRDKVTAESYAIAISSRSNKVTDSLQIIDFQVGISIIWDGNSYTIHEVGEAKIWLRGENGLLWLTHTEFHKLVEAQEIKGLPSLPEPSISSEGWQHFLKASPTALEKANERYQLIVPHLYGEDPEEATKSERTIRYWKANFKKAKDKYGCGLIGLIDQRKGNSTPRYSDQIWEFIDKIIEDNYETFKQKNVWAVYEQLKDQWKEKGIIEPLPSHTTFYERVKQGSGYYRTKKRLGSRAANQKLAPLLLYSSTPRHGDRPLEIVHIDHTLLDIEAVCLYTGINLGRPWITAMLDAYSRRTLAAYLTFDHPSYRSCMMVLRICVQRFGRFPETIVVDNGKEFKSVYFDTLLARFECTKKHRPPNMPKFSSIVERWFGSSNKQFINELRGNTQVTKHVRLVNKANNPKNLAVWTLDELYDYFINGYCYGAYDRKEHPALEGFSPYDSFHAGLAHSGSRAHQKIIYDDQFRILTLPSTLKGTAKVQPSTGVRINQQDYWSIDDSFLRPDIEGQQVPVRYDPFDYGTAYAYVHGHWVRCISNHYNKFQGHSQREIMVATEILRQKKHLFKQKATSKPGEIAQLLKNADQYEELKLQSQRDLAAKDVRNLIENKSSTQTFSPEKTKLEIPANLLDEGSNNTEISLNNDVELNKITPYANEDLW, from the coding sequence GTGTGTTACGGCTTCCGTAACGCACCAAAATCTTCGGATGGTGCGTTAGCCTACGGCATAACACACCCTACTCAAATATTTTCAGAAATCAAATATGATTCCTATAGGACAATTCAATTCGAGTCGCATACTGTTGAGCTTAGGGCTATTGAATTGTTCTACGAGTATGACGACGATGTTATAGAATACTGGGATCAAGCTTTTCAATTTACTTTAAAGTTTGCATCTGCTAATGGGAAGAATGGCACTTATAGACATATTCCAGATTTTCTAGTTATACGTCAAAACTCAGTTAGCTTTGAAGAGTGGAAGCCAGAAAAAACTTTAGAAAAACTCGTAGTTAAACAGCCCAATCGATACTGCCGAGGAGAAAATGGACAGTGGCATAGTCCGCCAGCTGAAGAATATGCACAAAAACTTGGTTTGTATTATCGGCTTCGTTCAGATATCGAGATTGATAATATTAAATACCGAAACATTCAGTATTTAAAAGGCTATCTGAATAAAAACTATGTAGTTAACCAAGAAATCGCTGATACAGTAATTACAATTGTCGCCTCAAATCCAGGCATAACTTTTGTTCAACTACGTCAAAAAGCAAGTAATGCAACTATTGATGATATTAATGCATTAATTGCAACACAAAATATATATATAGACCTTTCTTCTTCTCCTTTAATGGAGCAAGAGCGAGTCTATATATTTAGAGATAAAGTAACGGCTGAATCTTATGCTATAGCAATTAGTTCGCGTTCTAACAAAGTTACAGATAGCTTACAGATAATTGATTTCCAAGTAGGCATATCAATTATTTGGGATGGTAACAGTTACACTATTCATGAAGTTGGAGAAGCAAAAATTTGGTTAAGGGGGGAAAATGGTCTACTTTGGCTAACTCATACTGAATTTCACAAGCTAGTTGAGGCACAGGAAATTAAAGGACTACCTTCATTGCCAGAACCTAGTATTTCGTCAGAAGGTTGGCAACACTTTTTAAAAGCAAGTCCTACAGCTTTGGAAAAGGCTAACGAACGCTACCAGCTAATAGTGCCTCACTTATATGGAGAAGATCCAGAAGAAGCAACTAAATCTGAACGAACCATTCGATATTGGAAGGCTAACTTTAAAAAAGCTAAGGATAAATATGGATGCGGTTTGATTGGGCTTATTGACCAAAGGAAGGGAAACAGCACTCCAAGATACTCAGATCAGATATGGGAATTTATTGACAAAATTATTGAAGACAACTACGAAACTTTCAAACAGAAAAACGTCTGGGCGGTTTACGAGCAGTTGAAAGATCAGTGGAAAGAAAAGGGAATAATTGAACCTCTTCCTAGCCACACAACTTTTTACGAAAGAGTAAAACAGGGATCAGGCTACTACCGAACCAAGAAACGGCTTGGTTCTCGTGCTGCTAACCAGAAGTTAGCTCCATTATTATTATATTCTTCTACACCGCGTCACGGTGATCGTCCCTTAGAAATTGTGCATATTGACCACACTCTACTTGATATAGAAGCAGTGTGTTTATACACAGGTATTAATCTTGGTAGACCTTGGATAACAGCGATGTTAGATGCTTACTCTCGACGCACTCTAGCAGCCTACCTTACTTTTGATCACCCCAGTTATCGTTCTTGTATGATGGTGCTGCGAATTTGTGTTCAACGCTTCGGACGGTTCCCGGAAACCATTGTAGTTGATAACGGCAAAGAATTTAAGAGCGTTTATTTTGATACCCTTTTGGCTAGGTTTGAATGTACCAAAAAACATCGACCACCAAATATGCCTAAGTTTAGTTCTATTGTTGAGCGTTGGTTTGGTTCTAGCAATAAACAATTTATCAACGAGTTAAGAGGTAATACCCAAGTTACAAAGCATGTCCGTCTAGTTAATAAAGCTAATAATCCTAAAAACCTAGCTGTTTGGACTCTTGATGAGTTATATGACTATTTTATTAATGGCTATTGTTATGGTGCTTACGACCGAAAAGAACATCCAGCATTAGAAGGTTTTTCTCCGTATGATAGCTTTCATGCTGGACTTGCACATAGTGGCTCTCGCGCTCATCAAAAAATAATTTATGATGATCAGTTCCGAATTTTAACTCTACCTTCAACGCTTAAAGGGACAGCAAAAGTCCAACCAAGTACAGGGGTAAGAATTAATCAGCAAGACTACTGGTCTATAGATGATTCATTTCTAAGACCCGATATTGAGGGTCAACAAGTACCTGTACGCTACGATCCATTTGACTATGGGACAGCCTATGCCTATGTTCATGGGCATTGGGTTCGCTGTATTTCTAACCACTACAATAAATTTCAGGGTCACTCACAGCGTGAAATAATGGTTGCTACTGAAATATTAAGACAAAAAAAACACCTTTTTAAACAAAAAGCTACATCTAAACCTGGAGAAATTGCCCAACTTCTAAAAAATGCAGACCAATACGAGGAACTAAAGCTTCAAAGCCAGCGAGATTTAGCAGCGAAAGATGTTCGTAACCTAATTGAAAATAAGTCAAGTACTCAAACTTTTTCCCCTGAAAAAACTAAATTAGAAATTCCAGCTAATTTACTCGATGAAGGCTCTAATAATACAGAAATATCCCTGAATAATGATGTTGAATTAAACAAGATTACCCCTTACGCTAATGAGGATTTATGGTAA
- a CDS encoding TniQ family protein has protein sequence MVLDKNNTDELWDLEPPSVPERSHLFHLKPIGMGTANVESLTSYIARLAQAHCITVGRLVCAEIAPSLKEGYVFNPKNSDMSKVYNSIFTKSLNGKCSTAAVIVQVLEKLTQRNDLHFLTMLSWADVISEKYLLHPQKAWCPFCYQEWFEAKQVVYEPLIWALHVVQICPRHHCRLHTQCPHCYKKLPLLPGNYRSGYCSKCQSWLGLFPEPETFKNSQFLSEEELELQLKVLDNVGELLAIAPDILFYPPSNNIKNVISVYINQLTKGDLSEFAKLLGLSPHSLNKWYRGKAIPGLNKLLEICFYLQTPLVDFLMATKVSAASNDIPIQPQTPVKRSTQTFRSNPSLLEEVEKVLLAALEESPPRSLYKVVKDLKNITRSSISRYFPNLCCQISERYAASRKPNHQKIRPVLLSVVNNGEYPPPSVAVIAKRIGIRSKTLYKEFPDLCEKISEQYSCYIKLRQLERIEKIKQEVRQAVLKLHNKGIKPHSRYVSELLSKPGLMRDKNAIAALHEVRCELGYE, from the coding sequence ATGGTTCTTGATAAGAATAATACTGATGAATTGTGGGATTTGGAACCGCCCTCTGTTCCAGAACGTAGCCATTTATTTCACTTGAAACCAATTGGTATGGGAACAGCTAACGTTGAGAGTTTAACTAGTTATATCGCTAGGCTTGCTCAAGCTCACTGCATCACGGTAGGACGTTTAGTTTGTGCTGAAATTGCTCCTAGCCTAAAAGAAGGGTACGTTTTCAATCCTAAAAACAGTGATATGAGTAAAGTATACAACTCTATATTTACTAAATCGCTGAATGGAAAATGTTCAACAGCTGCTGTTATAGTTCAGGTTCTTGAAAAGCTAACACAACGTAATGATCTACACTTTCTGACAATGCTCTCATGGGCTGATGTTATTTCTGAAAAGTATTTGCTTCATCCTCAAAAGGCTTGGTGTCCCTTTTGTTACCAGGAGTGGTTTGAAGCAAAACAGGTAGTATACGAACCACTTATTTGGGCATTACATGTAGTACAGATTTGTCCACGTCACCATTGTCGTTTGCACACTCAATGTCCTCATTGTTACAAGAAACTTCCTTTATTGCCAGGCAATTATCGTTCAGGTTACTGCTCAAAATGCCAAAGTTGGCTAGGGCTTTTCCCAGAACCTGAAACATTTAAGAATAGTCAGTTTCTTTCAGAAGAAGAACTTGAGTTGCAATTAAAGGTATTAGACAACGTTGGAGAATTACTTGCTATTGCGCCAGATATATTATTTTATCCACCCTCAAATAATATCAAAAATGTTATTTCTGTTTATATAAATCAGTTAACTAAAGGAGATTTATCAGAATTCGCTAAATTACTTGGTCTTTCTCCACATTCTTTAAATAAATGGTATCGAGGAAAGGCAATACCCGGACTAAATAAACTATTGGAGATATGCTTTTATTTACAAACGCCATTAGTTGACTTTCTCATGGCAACTAAAGTCAGTGCTGCAAGTAATGACATACCAATACAGCCTCAAACTCCTGTAAAACGTAGTACACAGACCTTTCGCAGTAATCCTTCTTTGTTGGAAGAGGTAGAAAAAGTATTACTTGCAGCCCTTGAAGAATCTCCACCACGCTCGCTATACAAAGTAGTTAAAGATTTAAAAAATATAACACGCAGTTCTATTAGCAGGTATTTCCCTAATTTATGCTGCCAGATATCAGAGCGATACGCCGCTTCTCGAAAACCTAATCACCAAAAAATACGACCAGTACTTTTATCCGTAGTGAATAATGGTGAATATCCACCGCCATCTGTAGCAGTTATTGCTAAACGAATAGGAATTAGGAGCAAGACTTTATACAAGGAATTTCCAGATTTGTGTGAAAAAATTTCGGAGCAATACTCTTGTTATATTAAATTGCGTCAGCTTGAACGAATTGAAAAAATTAAACAGGAGGTGCGCCAAGCCGTATTGAAACTTCACAATAAAGGGATAAAACCTCATTCCAGATATGTTAGCGAACTTTTAAGTAAGCCAGGATTAATGCGGGATAAAAATGCTATTGCTGCATTACATGAAGTACGATGCGAACTGGGATATGAGTAA